In Treponema primitia ZAS-2, a genomic segment contains:
- a CDS encoding pseudouridine synthase, which produces MNLTDKVAPPAPAAPPPSGATASSVEFQPKLETPKGPTPPAAVLRLQVYLAHAGVASRRACEGLISAGRVSVNGQMVTQMGVKVSPADDIRLDGVPLQMETRFRYLALHKPIMYICSAFDPQGRPLAKDLLPLPQERLYNVGRLDYRSSGLIIFTNDGDFAAKISHPSAEIEKEYLVEATGPIPDLMVEEFKRGLEVEGVFYKAAEIERQGRKAIRVVLIEGKNREIRRVFTHFHLHPAKLHRIRIGPVLLTNLKAGESRPLTEQEIQILTGGAHSDNSH; this is translated from the coding sequence TTGAACTTAACGGATAAGGTTGCCCCCCCGGCTCCCGCCGCCCCGCCGCCCTCCGGCGCTACGGCCTCAAGTGTGGAGTTTCAACCAAAGCTTGAAACTCCTAAAGGACCGACGCCTCCGGCGGCGGTCCTCCGGCTCCAGGTCTACCTCGCCCACGCCGGAGTAGCCTCCCGCCGGGCCTGTGAGGGGCTCATCAGCGCCGGCCGGGTAAGCGTGAACGGCCAGATGGTCACCCAAATGGGTGTCAAGGTTTCGCCCGCCGATGACATACGCCTGGACGGGGTTCCCCTGCAAATGGAAACCCGGTTCCGCTATTTGGCTCTTCATAAGCCCATCATGTATATTTGCAGCGCCTTTGACCCCCAGGGCCGCCCCCTGGCAAAGGACCTGCTTCCCTTGCCCCAGGAACGGCTGTACAATGTGGGCCGCCTGGATTACCGTTCCTCGGGACTTATCATCTTTACCAATGATGGAGACTTCGCCGCAAAAATCAGCCACCCCTCGGCGGAAATTGAGAAGGAATACCTGGTAGAAGCTACCGGCCCCATCCCGGATCTTATGGTTGAGGAATTTAAACGGGGCCTTGAGGTGGAAGGGGTTTTTTATAAGGCAGCGGAAATTGAGCGGCAGGGCAGAAAGGCTATTCGGGTGGTCCTTATCGAAGGCAAAAACCGGGAAATACGCCGGGTTTTTACCCATTTCCACCTGCATCCGGCCAAACTCCACCGGATACGTATAGGCCCGGTACTTTTGACCAACCTTAAAGCAGGTGAATCCCGGCCCCTTACGGAGCAGGAAATACAGATATTAACCGGAGGAGCCCATAGTGATAATAGCCATTGA
- the scpB gene encoding SMC-Scp complex subunit ScpB, whose translation MEAQAEKETALIEAILYLEADPLDEAGLVRISGLSKELVQTALEALGERYAREDSGVELSRIGGGVMISPKREYWDNLKERYGKKNESKLSKAALETLSIIAYSQPITRSEIEAIRGVSADNMIRLLLEKELIREMGKKDIPGKPTQYGTTREFLKFFRLESIADLPKLNESETDRFELNG comes from the coding sequence ATGGAAGCGCAAGCAGAAAAAGAAACAGCCCTGATTGAAGCAATACTCTACCTTGAAGCGGATCCCCTGGATGAAGCCGGTCTGGTCCGCATTTCCGGCCTCTCCAAAGAACTGGTCCAGACAGCCTTGGAAGCCCTGGGGGAACGCTATGCCCGGGAAGATTCCGGGGTGGAGCTTTCCCGCATCGGCGGGGGCGTCATGATCTCCCCCAAACGGGAATACTGGGATAATCTGAAAGAACGGTACGGCAAAAAAAACGAATCCAAACTTTCCAAGGCCGCCTTGGAAACCCTTTCTATTATTGCCTATTCTCAGCCCATCACCCGCAGTGAAATCGAAGCCATCCGTGGTGTTTCCGCGGATAACATGATCCGTCTCCTCCTGGAAAAGGAACTTATCCGCGAAATGGGCAAAAAAGATATACCCGGAAAGCCCACCCAATACGGTACCACCAGGGAATTCCTCAAGTTTTTCCGCTTGGAAAGTATAGCGGATCTACCCAAATTAAATGAAAGTGAGACCGATCGGTTTGAACTTAACGGATAA
- a CDS encoding MetQ/NlpA family ABC transporter substrate-binding protein, whose amino-acid sequence MKNTMKKIISVVFAAMIAVSPVIAGGKSDTGDGVTVVKVGVTSDDPRLWDAVQAELDAQGKKVKIQTIFFDGGGTINQSTADGELDLNAFQHYAFYNLNANELKLTDQLTPVVETLIVPLSLFSNKTKNYRTPADLPTGASIVIPDDPTNQGRALNLLESAGLITVRPEVGLNGQLKDIVTNPKNLKFIEIYGAQIPRALPDADAGVINAGIAVDAGFDLNADPIFKLNFTPDNPSLKPFFNILVVKTKDKDAQWVKDIREAYYTKRVADVIGVIYKNAAIPVFKY is encoded by the coding sequence ATGAAAAATACAATGAAAAAAATCATTTCTGTGGTGTTTGCAGCAATGATTGCGGTTTCTCCGGTTATTGCCGGCGGAAAATCAGATACCGGCGACGGAGTAACCGTCGTTAAGGTCGGAGTAACCTCGGATGATCCCCGGCTCTGGGACGCCGTACAAGCGGAACTTGATGCCCAGGGTAAGAAGGTTAAAATACAAACTATCTTTTTTGACGGCGGTGGAACAATAAACCAGTCAACCGCTGATGGGGAGCTTGATTTAAACGCCTTCCAGCATTATGCATTTTATAACCTGAATGCGAATGAACTAAAACTTACAGATCAGCTGACCCCTGTTGTCGAGACCTTGATCGTCCCCTTAAGTCTCTTTTCCAATAAGACAAAAAACTACCGCACACCGGCGGATCTGCCCACCGGGGCAAGTATCGTTATTCCCGATGATCCAACAAATCAGGGGCGGGCCCTTAACCTGTTGGAAAGTGCGGGGCTTATCACAGTGAGGCCTGAAGTCGGCTTAAACGGCCAGCTTAAGGATATTGTCACGAATCCCAAAAATTTAAAATTCATTGAAATTTACGGTGCCCAAATTCCCCGGGCCCTGCCCGATGCGGATGCCGGTGTAATCAATGCGGGCATTGCGGTTGATGCCGGATTTGATCTGAATGCAGACCCGATCTTCAAACTTAATTTTACTCCCGACAATCCCTCCTTAAAACCCTTTTTCAATATTCTTGTAGTAAAAACCAAGGATAAGGACGCCCAATGGGTCAAGGACATCAGGGAAGCCTATTATACCAAACGAGTTGCTGATGTGATCGGCGTGATCTATAAAAACGCTGCTATCCCGGTTTTTAAGTACTGA
- a CDS encoding methionine ABC transporter permease: MKDILIKIMPNVYELYKSVFNSIWETFIMVLISGAFGIVIGTLLGIILVVSSEGNLYANKILNGVLGRIINAVRSIPFIIIIALLVSFTRWIVGTSIGIRGAIVPMIVGIIPFVSRITEQALLEVDNGVIEAARSMGLSRFFIVRRVLLPEALPGLVRSIITSFISLIGLSAMAGTVGGGGIGAFAIRYGYQRYMHDITLLMVIILLLIVNFVQGFGNKFAKKVSH, from the coding sequence ATGAAAGATATTTTGATAAAGATTATGCCGAATGTATACGAGCTGTATAAAAGCGTTTTTAATTCTATTTGGGAAACCTTTATTATGGTACTTATATCAGGGGCCTTTGGTATTGTGATTGGTACTCTGCTGGGAATAATCCTGGTGGTAAGCAGTGAAGGAAATTTATACGCTAATAAAATCCTGAACGGTGTGCTGGGCAGGATAATTAATGCCGTCCGTTCAATTCCTTTTATTATAATAATAGCCCTTCTGGTTTCATTTACCAGGTGGATTGTCGGAACATCCATTGGCATACGCGGTGCAATAGTCCCGATGATAGTCGGCATAATTCCCTTTGTTTCACGGATTACAGAGCAGGCACTCTTGGAAGTTGATAACGGCGTTATTGAAGCAGCGCGATCCATGGGGCTTTCCCGTTTTTTTATTGTCAGACGCGTATTACTCCCTGAAGCACTGCCGGGTCTTGTACGTTCCATTATCACCAGTTTTATCAGCCTTATTGGCCTTTCGGCAATGGCCGGGACTGTGGGTGGCGGGGGTATAGGCGCTTTCGCTATACGTTACGGGTACCAGCGGTATATGCACGATATTACACTGCTGATGGTTATAATACTTCTCCTGATCGTGAATTTTGTTCAGGGTTTTGGAAATAAATTTGCAAAAAAGGTAAGTCATTAA
- a CDS encoding methionine ABC transporter ATP-binding protein, with the protein MIELNNIVKTFKTHGMPAVEALKGVSLKVDRSDIFGVVGFSGAGKSTLIRCINLLERPDSGTVIVNGQELSSLTENELERHRQKIGMIFQHFNLFRSKTVYNNIALPLEYQKKSENEIKRKVNELLNMVGLEDKKHTYPSELSGGQKQRVAIARALANDPQILLSDEATSALDPQMTESILELLYQLNKKLALTIVVITHEMLVIKEICNKVAVMENGHIVETGELYDIFSNPQTKITRDFTAGFLKLDGLQKLLKQLNFHNVIGRDGQLYHFIFTGARANEPFISRIVKSFDVEASIIYGCTEVIQGKPLGSLFVILRGDDSALKKSTDYLASNGVSVKKILDGNSEIPINGEAV; encoded by the coding sequence TTGATAGAATTGAATAATATCGTAAAAACCTTTAAGACCCATGGGATGCCCGCTGTCGAAGCCCTCAAAGGCGTTTCGCTAAAAGTTGATAGGTCGGATATTTTTGGCGTGGTTGGCTTTAGCGGCGCAGGAAAAAGTACCCTAATACGCTGCATCAACCTGCTTGAAAGACCCGATTCCGGAACCGTTATTGTAAACGGCCAGGAACTGAGCAGCCTCACTGAAAATGAACTTGAACGGCATCGGCAAAAAATTGGTATGATATTTCAGCATTTTAATCTATTCCGTTCAAAAACAGTTTATAATAATATTGCACTTCCCCTGGAGTATCAAAAAAAATCCGAAAACGAAATCAAGAGAAAGGTAAACGAACTGCTCAACATGGTGGGGCTTGAGGATAAGAAGCACACCTACCCTTCCGAATTAAGTGGAGGGCAGAAGCAGCGGGTAGCTATCGCCCGGGCACTGGCAAACGATCCCCAGATTCTTTTGAGCGATGAAGCGACCAGCGCCCTGGACCCGCAAATGACGGAGTCTATTCTTGAACTGTTGTATCAACTTAACAAAAAACTCGCCCTTACTATTGTGGTAATAACCCATGAGATGCTGGTTATAAAAGAAATCTGCAATAAAGTTGCGGTTATGGAAAACGGTCACATTGTTGAAACCGGAGAGCTGTATGACATATTTTCAAATCCCCAAACGAAAATCACAAGGGATTTTACAGCGGGCTTTTTAAAGCTGGATGGTCTTCAAAAACTGCTTAAGCAGTTAAATTTTCATAATGTAATCGGCAGAGATGGTCAATTGTATCATTTCATCTTTACCGGCGCCAGGGCCAATGAACCATTCATTTCTCGGATTGTAAAATCCTTTGATGTCGAGGCCAGTATTATTTACGGATGTACTGAAGTAATTCAGGGGAAACCCCTGGGTAGTCTTTTCGTAATTCTCAGGGGAGATGATTCTGCATTGAAAAAATCAACAGATTATCTTGCGTCCAATGGCGTGTCTGTCAAAAAAATCCTGGATGGAAACAGCGAAATCCCGATAAATGGGGAGGCAGTATGA
- a CDS encoding bifunctional cytidylate kinase/30S ribosomal protein S1 yields the protein MIIAIDGPAGSGKSTIAKLLAEGLKYTYVNSGNLYRAITLGCLRNHIDPLDQTAALAYAESADIEYRDGDVYLAGENVVSLLHTDEIDQFTAPLSANVPIRHVVNRLIRKIAGKLDVVVEGRDMTTVVFPKAEHRFYLDATPEARAKRRLDQGVSKLSFEEILKTIQERDEIDKNKTEGSLKIGPGVLVFDTSVLTISQVYERLIEEIQRKGSTMGQMEVESDTSPIDESNGITSANTGDDIQTQLQEKYLKSLEQLEEGQLVDGHVIQVTPDQVFVDVGYKSEGKIPIAEFTEIPQVGDTVSVILVAKENKHGEVIVSKQKADVKLFWKNLRQGFQDHTMVEGTIEKLVKGGYDVDLGAGVRAFLPISQSDAQKVDKPEKLLGLKTNFYVERLYSDGKVNIVVNRRKWLEEEIEQKRKDFFEKTQIGDDITGEVKSFTSFGAFIDLGGFDGLLHINDMSWGHVTRPKDFVKKGQEIRLKVIRIDPQEKRINLSLKHFTDDPWVHFEDKYHVNDVIKGKVTKLTDFGAFVELEEGIEGLVHISEFSWVKKIQKPEELLSIGDETECMILGYDLQAGRVSLGLKQVTANPWTGIEERYPLGTRLTRKVAKITNAGAFIELEDGIDGFLHGDDISWTKKVKHPGSEFAAGQEIEVMVISIDPENKNIRLGIKQLSEDPWQSFASAYKPGSLVEGEVSSVTDFGIFVRIPGGIEGLIHKSNLPENREDNPDELLKKYQIGDKIKAVVLELQPDKQKVAFSIKDYQKKVQRDEISQYMAAEESDGSTFTLGDFLKSKNTPEG from the coding sequence GTGATAATAGCCATTGACGGACCCGCAGGATCGGGAAAAAGTACCATCGCCAAGCTGCTGGCCGAAGGGCTGAAATATACCTATGTAAATTCCGGGAACCTCTACCGGGCTATTACCCTGGGGTGCCTGCGGAACCACATTGACCCCCTGGATCAGACCGCCGCCCTGGCATACGCGGAGTCTGCGGACATCGAATACAGGGACGGGGACGTGTATCTGGCAGGGGAAAATGTGGTTTCCCTGCTCCACACCGACGAAATCGACCAATTTACCGCCCCCCTTTCGGCGAATGTACCCATACGCCACGTGGTAAACAGGCTCATACGGAAAATCGCCGGAAAACTCGATGTGGTGGTGGAAGGCCGGGATATGACCACCGTGGTCTTTCCCAAGGCGGAACATCGGTTTTACCTGGACGCCACACCGGAAGCTCGGGCAAAACGGCGCCTTGACCAGGGGGTATCAAAGCTCAGTTTTGAGGAGATACTTAAAACCATCCAGGAACGGGACGAAATCGACAAAAATAAAACCGAAGGGAGCCTTAAAATCGGTCCGGGAGTGCTTGTTTTCGATACATCGGTCTTGACCATAAGCCAAGTTTATGAGAGATTGATAGAAGAAATACAGAGGAAGGGATCAACCATGGGTCAGATGGAAGTGGAATCGGACACTAGTCCGATAGATGAATCGAACGGAATCACATCCGCAAATACCGGCGATGATATCCAGACGCAGTTACAGGAAAAATATCTAAAAAGCCTCGAACAGCTCGAAGAAGGGCAATTGGTAGATGGGCATGTCATTCAGGTTACCCCTGATCAGGTGTTTGTCGACGTAGGCTACAAATCCGAAGGAAAGATCCCTATTGCGGAATTCACCGAAATTCCCCAGGTTGGGGATACGGTGTCGGTTATTCTCGTTGCCAAGGAGAATAAGCACGGGGAAGTGATTGTTTCCAAACAGAAAGCGGATGTAAAGCTGTTTTGGAAGAATTTACGTCAGGGTTTCCAGGACCACACCATGGTAGAAGGGACCATCGAAAAGCTCGTCAAGGGCGGCTACGATGTGGACCTTGGCGCCGGAGTGCGGGCCTTCCTACCCATCAGCCAATCCGACGCCCAAAAGGTAGACAAACCGGAAAAACTTCTGGGCCTTAAGACCAATTTCTATGTGGAACGGCTCTACTCAGATGGCAAGGTTAATATAGTAGTAAACCGTCGCAAATGGCTTGAAGAAGAGATTGAGCAAAAGCGGAAAGATTTCTTTGAAAAAACCCAGATCGGGGACGATATTACCGGGGAGGTAAAGAGTTTTACCTCCTTCGGGGCCTTTATCGACCTGGGAGGATTCGACGGTCTCCTCCATATCAATGATATGAGTTGGGGCCATGTAACCCGTCCCAAGGATTTTGTTAAAAAAGGCCAGGAGATACGTCTCAAGGTAATCCGTATTGATCCCCAGGAAAAGCGGATCAACCTTTCTTTAAAGCATTTTACCGATGATCCCTGGGTTCACTTTGAAGATAAGTATCATGTCAACGACGTCATCAAGGGAAAAGTAACCAAACTGACCGATTTTGGCGCCTTTGTGGAGCTTGAGGAAGGTATTGAAGGGCTGGTGCATATTTCAGAATTCTCCTGGGTGAAAAAAATACAGAAACCCGAAGAACTTCTTTCCATCGGTGATGAAACCGAATGTATGATCCTGGGTTACGATCTCCAAGCGGGTAGGGTGTCTCTGGGACTTAAGCAAGTCACCGCCAACCCCTGGACCGGTATTGAGGAGCGTTATCCTTTGGGTACCAGGCTTACCCGGAAGGTAGCCAAGATCACCAATGCCGGCGCCTTTATTGAACTTGAAGATGGTATTGACGGCTTCCTCCACGGGGATGATATTTCCTGGACCAAGAAGGTCAAACATCCGGGCAGTGAATTTGCGGCGGGACAGGAAATTGAAGTCATGGTCATCAGCATTGATCCGGAAAATAAAAACATCCGGCTTGGTATCAAGCAGCTTTCCGAAGATCCCTGGCAGAGCTTTGCCTCAGCCTATAAGCCCGGCTCCCTGGTTGAGGGGGAGGTTTCTTCGGTCACTGATTTTGGTATCTTTGTGCGGATACCCGGAGGCATTGAAGGGCTGATCCATAAGTCCAACCTGCCGGAAAACCGGGAAGACAACCCGGATGAACTTCTTAAGAAATACCAGATAGGGGACAAGATAAAAGCAGTGGTTCTGGAATTGCAGCCGGATAAACAGAAAGTAGCCTTCTCCATTAAGGATTATCAGAAGAAGGTTCAGCGGGATGAAATATCCCAGTATATGGCGGCTGAAGAATCCGATGGTTCTACCTTTACCCTTGGAGATTTTTTAAAGTCAAAAAATACCCCTGAGGGGTAG
- a CDS encoding sigma-54 interaction domain-containing protein, translating into MLSAIDVQKFNTLIEINTLINSNFSDIRSLLTRILESATRLCEGEASSLLMVNREKQELYFEIALGVKGAEVKKFTVKFGEGIAGWVAVNNKSIMVNDVVHDKRHLSIIPERIGYTSKTMLAVPMRVKDECIGVIELINKKDDKYFTNDDLEWLEIFANQAAIAIQNARSFEKARVEIQSLQDQIKTDQGYHTMIAKSPIIVEKIEIIDRIAKTDSSVLILGESGVGKEIFAEQIHLRSPRTKAPFVRVNCAALPEGLLESELFGHVKGAFTGAIQNRRGRFELADGGTIFLDEIGDLPLALQAKLLRVIQQKTFEKIGSDISVTVNVRILAATNKDIEAMVDRGEFRSDLYYRLNVLPIYIPPLRQRTEDIPELAEFFLKKFIRETKKQFTGFSNEAMEAMLSYSWPGNIRELENCIERACVIGKNSWIRKEDLFLKLGNEAGADEGDRNLKIAINIFKTHFIQKVLEENNWNQTEAAKALDIQRTYLSRLIKELDIMNLKEN; encoded by the coding sequence ATGCTGTCAGCCATTGATGTTCAAAAGTTTAATACCCTCATTGAGATTAATACTCTTATTAACTCAAATTTTTCGGACATCCGTTCTCTGTTGACCAGAATTCTTGAATCTGCGACACGCCTCTGTGAAGGGGAGGCGTCGAGCCTCCTCATGGTAAACCGGGAAAAGCAGGAACTTTATTTTGAGATAGCCCTGGGGGTAAAGGGCGCCGAGGTAAAAAAATTCACCGTAAAATTTGGGGAAGGCATAGCCGGATGGGTAGCTGTGAACAACAAATCTATCATGGTTAACGATGTGGTTCACGACAAACGGCATCTCAGCATTATTCCTGAACGGATTGGGTATACATCCAAGACCATGCTGGCTGTCCCCATGCGCGTTAAGGATGAATGTATCGGGGTCATTGAGCTGATTAATAAAAAAGATGACAAATACTTTACCAACGATGATCTTGAGTGGCTGGAAATATTTGCTAATCAGGCTGCCATAGCCATTCAAAATGCCCGCAGTTTTGAAAAAGCCCGGGTAGAAATACAATCACTGCAGGATCAAATTAAAACCGATCAGGGGTATCATACCATGATCGCAAAAAGCCCCATCATCGTTGAGAAGATCGAGATCATAGACCGGATTGCCAAAACTGATTCCTCGGTGTTGATCCTGGGGGAGAGCGGGGTAGGGAAGGAAATTTTCGCCGAGCAGATACACCTCCGCAGCCCCCGTACCAAGGCGCCCTTTGTGCGGGTTAACTGCGCCGCCCTGCCCGAGGGCTTACTGGAAAGCGAACTCTTCGGCCATGTCAAAGGGGCCTTTACCGGGGCCATACAGAACAGACGGGGCCGATTTGAACTGGCCGACGGGGGAACTATCTTCCTGGACGAAATAGGGGATCTTCCCCTGGCCCTCCAGGCAAAACTCCTCCGGGTGATACAGCAGAAGACCTTTGAAAAAATCGGCTCTGATATTTCGGTAACCGTAAATGTCCGCATCCTGGCGGCCACCAACAAAGATATTGAAGCCATGGTGGACCGGGGGGAATTCCGCAGCGATCTGTACTACCGGCTGAATGTACTGCCCATTTACATCCCGCCCCTCAGGCAGCGCACTGAGGATATTCCGGAACTGGCAGAATTTTTCCTCAAGAAATTTATCCGGGAAACAAAAAAACAATTTACCGGATTTTCCAATGAGGCCATGGAGGCCATGTTGTCCTATTCCTGGCCGGGAAATATTCGTGAACTGGAAAACTGCATAGAGCGGGCCTGCGTAATCGGAAAAAATTCCTGGATACGCAAGGAAGACCTTTTTCTTAAACTCGGCAATGAGGCCGGCGCCGATGAGGGGGACCGGAACCTGAAAATAGCGATCAACATATTTAAAACCCACTTTATCCAAAAGGTCCTGGAGGAAAACAACTGGAACCAGACCGAGGCTGCGAAAGCCCTGGATATACAGAGGACCTATTTGTCCCGGCTTATAAAAGAGCTTGATATAATGAATCTTAAGGAGAATTGA
- a CDS encoding M20 metallopeptidase family protein, with translation MFDFYKEALGLEAEASLLRRHLHENPEVSFCEYKTCAFIREKLTGIGIPFESAGDTGTIAVINKGKSGPVLALRADIDALEINEKTDILFKSKNPGVMHACGHDAHTAALLCAAKMLYHHSNEIPGTVKLIFQPAEETGFGALKTIETGLLHDVDAFFGIHVNPDFPVGKIGVKSGGVMAGSNSLIINIKGKSGHGGYPNRTVDAIAAGSELVEALQHIVSREIGPTEQAVISVCQFHAGTRDNIIAGEAQLSGTVRVTNEEMRSYVADAIRRIAGGIALAHRVEAEVICDPVTLVMYNAPELYGAALKAAQWVIKDSPEDFTPQMGTEDFSRYSQLAPVFFAFVGSGGGFPLHSDHFYLDEGAVSVAAALHTAFVYSYFEQKK, from the coding sequence ATGTTTGATTTCTATAAGGAAGCTTTGGGTCTTGAAGCCGAAGCTTCCTTACTACGCAGACACTTGCATGAAAATCCTGAAGTTAGTTTTTGTGAATACAAGACTTGTGCTTTTATTCGTGAAAAACTTACCGGGATAGGTATACCCTTTGAGAGCGCCGGAGATACGGGAACAATCGCCGTTATTAACAAAGGAAAAAGCGGTCCTGTCCTGGCGCTCCGGGCCGATATTGATGCCCTTGAAATAAACGAAAAAACCGACATCCTATTTAAGTCAAAAAATCCGGGGGTGATGCACGCCTGCGGGCACGATGCTCATACCGCAGCATTACTCTGTGCAGCGAAGATGCTGTATCACCACAGTAATGAGATTCCGGGGACCGTAAAACTTATCTTTCAGCCCGCAGAAGAAACCGGCTTTGGCGCCCTCAAGACCATTGAAACAGGCTTGCTGCACGATGTGGATGCATTTTTTGGGATTCATGTTAACCCGGATTTCCCTGTGGGCAAAATAGGTGTCAAATCAGGTGGTGTAATGGCGGGATCGAATTCGCTGATCATCAATATTAAAGGAAAAAGCGGACACGGGGGCTACCCAAACAGGACTGTTGATGCCATTGCGGCAGGATCCGAACTTGTTGAAGCCCTGCAGCACATTGTATCCCGCGAGATTGGGCCGACAGAACAGGCAGTAATTTCGGTCTGCCAATTTCATGCGGGAACACGGGATAATATCATCGCGGGAGAAGCACAGCTTTCCGGTACGGTTCGTGTGACCAACGAAGAGATGCGATCCTATGTTGCAGATGCAATACGGCGAATCGCCGGCGGGATCGCCCTGGCCCATCGTGTTGAAGCTGAAGTAATTTGTGATCCCGTCACCCTGGTCATGTATAATGCGCCGGAATTATATGGTGCCGCCCTGAAAGCGGCGCAATGGGTTATTAAAGATTCTCCTGAGGACTTCACGCCCCAGATGGGTACCGAAGATTTCAGCCGTTATTCGCAGCTGGCCCCTGTCTTTTTTGCATTTGTCGGTTCAGGGGGCGGTTTTCCTCTTCATAGTGATCATTTTTATCTGGATGAAGGGGCAGTATCCGTAGCGGCTGCACTACACACCGCCTTTGTGTACAGTTATTTTGAACAAAAAAAGTAA
- a CDS encoding tetratricopeptide repeat protein, producing the protein MATTEERKEKLSFGDALADFIQNNRKALICILAAAIVIVLGSIAGFSIRDSLRGKAISQVEDLSQRYDVLVIDINNPSKEADVEALLDELTSFAGKHSGYPGARAYYLIASIYTEKKDWVQAEEAWSKSAKVGKKIYLAPVALYNAAVAAEEQGNLSRAISLYLESAAFDADFPDAPRAQFAVGRLYETQGDIPAALEAYRVIPEKWEAASTWINLAQSRIIFLEGNNS; encoded by the coding sequence ATGGCCACTACTGAAGAAAGAAAAGAAAAACTCAGTTTCGGAGACGCCCTGGCGGATTTTATTCAGAATAACCGCAAAGCCCTCATTTGTATACTTGCTGCTGCCATAGTCATAGTGCTTGGCAGCATTGCCGGTTTTAGTATCAGGGATTCCCTCCGGGGAAAGGCTATCAGCCAGGTTGAGGATCTCAGTCAGCGTTACGATGTCCTGGTTATAGATATTAATAACCCTTCCAAAGAAGCAGACGTGGAAGCCCTGCTGGATGAACTTACAAGCTTTGCAGGAAAACACTCCGGGTACCCAGGCGCCCGGGCCTATTATCTCATTGCCTCTATCTATACTGAAAAGAAGGATTGGGTACAGGCTGAGGAAGCCTGGTCAAAATCCGCTAAGGTGGGAAAAAAAATCTATCTAGCCCCGGTGGCCCTGTATAACGCTGCAGTTGCTGCGGAAGAGCAGGGGAACCTGAGCCGGGCTATCAGCCTCTATCTGGAAAGCGCCGCCTTTGACGCTGATTTCCCCGATGCCCCCCGGGCTCAATTCGCGGTCGGGCGTCTCTATGAAACCCAGGGAGATATTCCGGCAGCTCTGGAAGCCTACAGGGTTATCCCTGAAAAATGGGAAGCCGCATCAACCTGGATCAACCTGGCACAGAGCCGGATCATATTCCTGGAAGGTAACAATTCCTGA